The sequence aatggatccttggatggctcaaagttcttgaagcaaaatcatgacacgaaaacaagttcaagtaagatcatcacttgaaataagattgttatagttatagaaattgaaccaaagtttgaatatgattattaccttgtattagaatgataacctactgtaagaaacaaagatttcttaaggttggatgatcaccttacaagattggaagtgagctagcaaacttgaaagtattcttgattttatgaaactagaacttttggaatttatgaagaacacttagaacttgaagatagaacttgagagagttcaattagatgaagaaaattgaagaatgaaagtgtttgtaggtgtttttggtcgttggtgtatggattagatataaaggatatgtaattctgttttcatgtaaataagtcatgaatgattacttatatttttgtaatcttatgagatatttcatgctagttgccaaatgatggttcccacatgtgttaggtgactcacatgggctgctaagagctgatcattggagtgtatataccaatagtacatacatctaaaagctgtgtattgtacgagtacgaatacgggtgcatacgagtagaattgttgatgaaactgaacgagaatgtaattgtaagcatttttgttaagtagaagtattttgataagtgtattgaagtctttcaaaagtgtataaatacatattaaaacactacatgtatatacattttaactgagtcgttaagtcatcgttagtcgttacatgtaagtgttgttttgaaacctttaggttaacgatcttgttaaatgttgttaacccaatgtttatactatcaaaagagattttaaattattatattatcatgatattatcatgtatgaatatctcttaatatgatatatatacattaaatgtctttacaacgataatcgttacatatatgtctcgtttaaaaatcattaagttagtagtcttgtttttacatatgtagttcattgttaatatacttaatgatatttttacttatcatagtatcatgttaactatatatatatccatatatatgtcatcatatagtttttacaagttttaacgttcgtgaatcaccggtcaacttgggtggtcaattgtctatatgaaacctatttcaattaatcaagtcttaacaagtttgattgcttaacatgttggaaacatttaatcatgtaaatatcaatctcaattaatatatataaacatggaaaagttcgggtcactacacttttgtCCCGAAACAACTAAATACCACAAACCGCTCACTAATCATCACAACCCGTATCGAAATGCCACGAAAGTAGGAagatattgcgaagataaatatgtatattttgagcaatatcatgaaggctcagtgatataagacaactgagtacttgtgcttccaggtgagtagGACTATCTTTATGGGCacgattatacagtgacaagtgtAGTGACTAGTGTTATGCTTATGACTAGACTGTTTAGGAGTCTGTGACCAGTgtagtgactatatgtgattatgtgcgcaccagtGAACGTCGATGGGTGTAATTCTGACGTAAGAGGTCAATGATGTTTACCTTGTGTATTTAAGGTGATAGTATTGGGTCCAAGtattactgattagtggtatagtatgaatgacgagtgcgtcacgtctggaagactataccagtgactcagtagtgtgggctatcggtatattctagtttgatcagctatgggttgtcggtcctcttgtgtatgactttaagtgattagtgaccagtgcctttaagctgtgcttgatgcttgtagtgatgtccatctagatattgtcattcacttagcgttatgctaattcccccacagtgttttgccctacatgtgtgtattagcagcttttggtgggttttgcgGGACAactgaagatgtttgacacagtgcaTAACTCTGATGTTTTATAATAAACAATATGTTTAAATGAGTCATAGTAATAACGTAACACTTGTGATTTGTGTAATCATATATTTCAGTAATTAATATATGATGTGTAATTAATAATTCTTCCGCTGTGagtatctttaaaaaaaatgtatatgtaaaaagtacggtgttacaataaATATTTTTGCTAACAAAAGTCGTTAGAGCTTTGATTAGAGAAACTCTATTCTTTATTacaatacttattttttttttttacattaatgATTAttaaaaacaattatatatatattaattctatTTTTTATGTAAAAGATTAATACCCACAATATTATTTTGTCCTATTTAAAATTAGTGAAGCTAACTTATGCTTAAAGGCACATGTGAAGAATCATTATTAATGTTGTCAAAGTTTTCAtgcttctcacacacacttttttgatcctcacacacctattttaaccttttactcttctaataatactcaattggtgtgtgaggatcaaaaaagtgtgtgtgagaatcatcccccatattataaaattgtaattaatacatatttaaatttaaaaatttgTGAGTTTAgtaaataatttttgtaatatattTAAAAAGTTCTGAATGTAATCAATGAGGCTTAACTTGTTCCCTTACAGCATATTTTAGCTAATCTCTTAAAATTAAAAGGGAAATGATATTTCCAATTCTACTTTTGATAGATCCACATATATTTACTAACACACCCTTAAAATATCTCTTACACAATTATCTTGATATGATTTAATTGAGAGTGTTTTTTGAAGATCACATAAAAAAAGAGTGGATCTATCACATATTAGTTTGGATATATCAGCTCAAATTAAAATGTTCATACTCAATGATGATTAGGAAAGACCTAATTTTATGGCAACCTTTGACTTTGACAGCGATTATACGTTATACCATTCTTGTAAACCCACCCAACTTAGCGATTATACCATTCTTGTAAAACCCCACCCAACTCATTTCAACAACAccaccaacaaaaaaaaaaaaaaaaaaaaaaaaaaaaaaaaaacacatcagTATCAGTCAATACTCGCTTTCTTGGCTTGTATCCAACGCCCTTTTCTTAGAATCATCGATTTCCTTCAAATGGGTTTACTGTAAATTTCATGTTTGAGTTCAAAGTTCTTACCTTTCAATAATGTCACTCAAAATTGCTTCTACATTATCTTGTGTTTCTACATCTTTCTCTTCTTCATTGCAGTCAACAAGAATTAGAACCCCTAAGGTACAATTCTTTAATAACCCGGTAATTCCCAATATTAAATCTGTGCTGATAAATCATTTAATTTCAGTTGTAAGAATTTGTTCTAATAGCAGCATATTTAGGGTTTTAATCTTAATAGTTTTGTGCAACTAAAATGAAACAAATTTgtgttatttttaaaaaaaatgataggtTTGTATCTCTAAATGCATGTTATCATTTCTCAAAAGAGAGAATCAATGCGTTGTATAGTCTATTTTGCTATTTGTTTTAGGGTTCATAAAATTCTTGAAGTTATATTTATAGTCTTAGATGTTGGTAGATGATGCCACTTTTAGTTCGGTTCAGTTAGATGCTTACTAGATGCTTTATCACTTTTTGTCTGCAATTTTTGGTGTTTTCACAATGATAATAGTTGGTTTGCACATATGTTACTGAGGAATGTTGATTTATGTTATAATTTCATTTACCCTTTTTTGTAAAGTCTAGTGTTCGTTATCTGTTATGTCTGTAAGCGAGCGTACATACGTGTATGTAGCCTGTTTGCCATGTACTGTCTCTATCTAAAAAGAAAGCCGGTTTTCTAATTTGCGGTGTTAATATTACTAGCGACGGCTTGATGATTAAATGCgcaacacattttcacatttttatgttGTTAATTTCCCATAATTGGTGTTCTTTTTTCCATTTGTAGTTCATCAACTTATCTTGTCAGGTCAGCTTACCCTCAAGATTACATGACTGTAAGCGGCTGAAACTTGGAGGTGcgtttctaacttgtatcttgatAGCCGGTGCAGTTTTTAATTAGCTAAAAGACCCACATGTTTCGAACTTATCCAAAATAATCTTGAATAAAATCCTTCACTTTCAGAGGACGTTTGCTAGTTTAGGTTCTACCAGTTGTTTGCAACTAGAGGTGGCGAAATAGACGGGTCGGGTAAAGATTGGAAAAAAAGAATAAAAAACTCTGTAATTTTTTGTATATTTCAATACCTGGAACACTTTTTGTCCATTTTTTGTGATGATATTTTAATTTTATGTAGTTATCTTGATGATGCAATTTAGCTTATGCATCATGTTACCAATACATCTTGCGCGACTTGTGACCGGTCAACTAATTTGGCATGTTATCCTTTATAAGTTATTATATCTAAGAAATTTGATCTGTTATATAAATCCAATATAACTAGATGAGTTAAAGTCACCTCTTTTGGTAACCAATTTTGACTTTCTGTACGCGTAATCTAATTTTACACCTTTAATTTATTGGTTCACAGTTAATACAAGATATTTCCTACATGGAAGATTGAACACGAACCAACGGTTCGTAAAGAGAAAACATAGATTATTTGCATCTATCGATGATTTAATCTCAGACAGTGAGATCGAATCAGATGACAGTACAGACCAAGAAGACAATGATATTCTAATTGAAGATGAGGCATCTGAAAAATATGAAACTGTCGAAAAAAGTGGAGGAAGGCCTGGTCTTATATCGTTTTATAACCAACCTTACAATAAAGAAACCGAGATTATTGAGTCCAAAATCGCCACTAAAAAGCAAAGCAATGTTTTTTGGTTTGTGGGCCCTGCTGTTCTCGTAGTTTCGTTCGTTTTTCCGTCACTTTATATGCGAAAAATCCTTTCTACGGTTTTCGAGGATTCACTATTGACAGGTATCACTTATGAACGCCCATCAATGTTTTTAGttctacaataataatttaattatgttGATAAAGTAACTTACACGGTTGCAAGCAATAAATACACTTTAGAAGGCTTCCGAACGCTGTTCCTTTTTATAGTAACTGATAAAATTTATATCAGTTTGCACGTTAGATACGAAATCTTACCTAAATCAACTATATAATAAACGGTACCTGCAATTTAAGGTCATTCGATCACTTTAAATACATTACAGTTTTATTGTTATTTGCAGATTTCCTTATATTGTTCTTCACAGAAGCTCTTTTCTATTGTGGGGTGGCGGTCTTCCTATTTATAGTAGACCATTTGCACAGGCCTAATGAACCGGTTAACACAATAAACAGCACAATTTCTTCCCCAAAACTGGTTTATCGAATCACATCTGTAGCCGCATTGGTACTTAGTTTGGTGATCCCGATGGTCACAATGGGGTTGGTTTGGCCGTGGACTGGTCCAGCAGCTTCCGCTACACTTGCACCGTATCTTGTTGGCATTGTTGTGCAGTTTGCATTCGAGCAATATGCAAAATACATCAAGTCACCTTCTTGGCCTCTGATTCCCGTTATCTTCCAAGTAAACACATCAAATATCTGACTGGTTCCGTTTTATAGAGGTGGGGAATGGGTGGGTCAGTGGGCTAATGGTTTAAATGGATTATTTATGGGTCAAGTTACATAGTTTTTGTTTTGGGTCAAAACGCAAAATGGATATATTAAGGTCAAAACGGGTAGGGGCAGGCTGATCTGAACACTTGTCCCACAGTTTTAACTTTCGTACAGATAAGTTTTTTGTCATATATGATCacaaaaatattaatttaatttcaaTAAAATGGGTGAGTTGGGCAGAGCTAGGCAATGGGCCAAAACCATGTTCAAAATAGGTAATTTCAGGCAGAaaagtttattttaataaataaatgctgCGTCAAATATGATTACGAAGCATATactattgtattaataataataaattatagttcTTGTGGATAAATTGATTTAGGTGGTTTTATGCTTCAAAAACACACTTTGGGTGACTTCCGACCCATTTCCTTTTAAGCAAAATTTCGCCATCCATTAGTACCATATTAACCCATTCACACGTAAATGGGTTGAAATTACCACCTTTATCGGTTTCATTCGATAATCCTACTGAGATTTTTCATATTTGCAGGTGTATAGATTGCACCAACTGAACCGGGCAGCACAACTTGTGACTGCACTCTCATTTACAGTTAGAGGGGCCGAAACGACACCGCACAATTTGGCTATAAATAGCTCATTGGGAATGCTTTTGAATGTTCTTCAATGTCTAGGCGTTATTTGCATTTGGTCTCTTTCGAGTTTTCTTATGCGCTTTTTACCATCTAGTACTATTACGGAACAATGAGCCTCTTGTGTGTTTAAAGTTTGAAGTGATTGTGTAATGGAGCGTTCAAGCATATGATATCTCCACAGGGTCTAGATATTGCAGTTACAGTCTAGATGGAAGTAAAGGTTTTTACTCGATGTAATTAAACCGAATGGTATAACAAATTATTTCACGGTACGTTGGAAATAATTACTATTCAGATTTAGATGAACGAAATGACCAATATTAAGAATGAAATAAAAACAAGATAAGAATGACAAAATCTCTATATGATACAGTAAGTGAACAATGTACTTCCTCAGTTTCAAGTTCATTGTCTCCGATAAAAACCAGTGATTATTACAAGTACTTTTAGGGAACTAGTAAAAATCAGTGATTTTTTACATGTACTTTTAGGGTGGCACCCGCAGATGACATGCACGGATCCTTCAAACCCGTGACCAGCCCGTCAAGGTTTATTTTTACCTGTCGGGCCTCATTTTTCCGTCAACGAGTTAACTTTTTCGCATGTGCCCGCGACCTGCGGATACCCACGAATACCCACGACAAGCTGGCAAACCCAcaggtttaaatatatatatatatttttttttgaaaagcaaaaaagtattattattattattactcggaATATAACAGTACAAGTCCCTATACGCATCTATACAATGATATAAACAATATCGTGCATCGGAGAAGATTGGAGTATAAACTATATTCTAGTAATCGGGAGCGACGTAGACTAACCAACACTATGAGGGAACGAACTTGAGAGGAGACAAGCAGGGAAAGATGCGACAACCGTGCCGATCAAGCGGCGACAAAGTTGCCAATCAACCAACCCTTTTAATCTAACCCCCATAAGCTAATTAGAAACAACGAACACTGCCCGATTTATGTAATGCCAAATTAGCCGATACCCATTCGGTTTGGGGGTGATGCCGCATAAAAGGAAGGGTTGAGAAGCCATTGATGCCATTTGATTGGTGCTTTTTTTTGCGAACGGTTTGAGATCCAGCTAAAACTTTGTGCTTGAATCTCGGAGATAACCATTGCAGGATTCCACACTTTACATGAAAAAACTTTTAGGTTCATTTGTTTCCTTATAATGTAGCATGCAATCCATTTAGTAGCTTGCCATAAGGAATAACCAAAGGAGTTATGTGAGAAACCTTGGTCGGAAATGATGGCTTCATTTATGTTGGAGATTGTTATGTTATTTTGGTTCCACCAGTCGAGCAGTTGTGTCCAAATTGAAGACACTTTGTGACAATCAACCAACGCATGTTCAATTGTTTCAATATGGTGATCGCATAGAGGACATAAAATGGTATGTAAGTCAATTCCTTTTTTATCAAGTTCACTTCTAACCGGGATTTTTAGTTGAATGACTCTCCATGAGAATATGAAAACCTTTTGTGGGACGTATTTGTTGCGAGGTAATGATAGGTTTCGAGAGTGGACGCCGTATTTTAGTGTGTTAATCAAGTTTGACATGGTTGATGTAGTGAAAGTGCCGGATGTGTCAAGGGAGAATTTCCATGAATCGGGGCAATTCGAAATACTTACGGATGAAATAAGATTATTGAGTTCCGTAAGTTCATCCATTGCACGACCACTAGGTGTCCGGGACCAATCCCAATTCCCGATCGATGTGGAGTTAATGTTCGAAATTCTTTCGGCAACTGTTGCTTCTTTGTGGGATTCTAACATGAATAATCTATGGAATAATGATTTGAGACTTTCGGAGCCGATCCATATGTCATGCCAAAATCTAATCGATGTGCCGTTGCCTATACGCTTTGAGATCGAAGATGTGAAGAAGGAGCCTAAGTTGTCTGCGACTTTTCCGGCTTTAATGATCTCTTTCCAAATAGTAcgacctgaaatgttcctgcatAAAACGTTAGTATCCACCCCCGACCCATAAATACTTTTGATGATTTTTACCCATAAAGCGTTGTTTTCATCTTTAAAGCGCCATCACCATTTACATAGTAGTGATATGTTTTTAGCAAAAAGGGACCCCACGTTTAAACCCCCATTTTCGTATGGTAAAATTATTTGGTCCCATTTAatccaattaattttattatcatttgaAGAACCTCCCTAGAAAAATTTCCGTCTTTTAGATTCAAGTACCTTAAGGATAGCGGCTGGTGCATGGAATAAGGAGAAGTAGTATAGTGGGATACTACTTAAGATGGATTTGATGATCGTGAGTCTACCCCTGAAGGAGATTGATTTGGCAGCCCAATCCGATAGTCTTTTGTTGAACTTTTCAACGATTGGCTGCCAAGAAGAGGCGTGTGATGTGGGTATACCAATAGGGAGACCAAGATAAGAAAACGGGGTAGAACCCGCAGAACAGTTGATATAATTAGCCATTTGCTCGGTTTCAGTAACGGATGTTCCAATACCATAAAGCTTACTTTTGCGAAAATTGACTTTGAGACCTGATATATTTTCGAAACACTTTAAGAGCTTGGAGATATATTTGGCGTTTCTTTTGTTCCACTCTCCGAAAAAAATAGTATATCATCCGCGGATTGGAGATGTGTGATAACGAGGTTGTCGTGTCCAATTTTTAATCCTTGCAAATGACCATTGGATAATGCTCTTTTGACAAGTATATTAAGACCTTCGGCAACGATGATGAATAGAAACGGCGATATGGGATCACCTTGTCGGATACCCCTTTCGGGAGTAAATTCTCTAGTGGGTGAGCCATTGATTAATATGGAGATGGATGAGGAGGAAAGACATGCTCGAATGAAGCTAATCCATTTTGAACCAAAGCCCATGAATTGCATGGTTTTAAATAGAAAGTCCCATTCAATGCAGTCAAAAGCCTTTTCGAAGTCAACTTTGAAGATTAGGCCtttttgttttttacgttttaattcgTCAATTATTTCGTTTGCAATTAATACGCTGTTTAGGATGTTACGGCCTTTGAGGAAAGCGGTTTGTTCAGAACCTATGACTTTATGGATGACTTTGGCAAGGCGATTGGAGAGTATTTTGGTGAGAATTTTGTAGTAGCTACCTATTAGGCAGATTGGACGGTATTCATTTAGGCCGATTGGGTTAGGTTTTTTCGGGATTAAGGTGAAGAAAGAAGCGTTACACCCTTTGGAGATTTCCGAGTTGACCCAGAATAAATCGAGAGATTTAATGAGATCGTTTTTGATCAACTCCCAGTGTTTTTAAATAATTTCATATTGAAATCGTCCGGGCCAGGTGCTTTGGAGCTGTCGCAATTACATATGGCTTCCCATATTTTGTTTTCGTTAAATTCAGATTCTAAGAGTTGATTGTCCAGAGAGGTGATGTAATCGAGATGTGAAACGTTATCGAAGGGGCATTCGTCACGGAGATGTTTGGATTGGAAGATGTTGTTAAAGTAGGTGTATGCTTCTTGTTTTCGTTAAATTACATATGGCTTCCCATATTTCGTTTTCGTTAAATTCAGATTCTAAGAGTTGATTGTCCAGAGAGGTGATGTAATCGAGATGTGAAACGTTATCGAAGGGGCATTCGTCACGGAG comes from Rutidosis leptorrhynchoides isolate AG116_Rl617_1_P2 chromosome 4, CSIRO_AGI_Rlap_v1, whole genome shotgun sequence and encodes:
- the LOC139843397 gene encoding uncharacterized protein isoform X2, producing the protein MSLKIASTLSCVSTSFSSSLQSTRIRTPKVSLPSRLHDCKRLKLGVNTRYFLHGRLNTNQRFVKRKHRLFASIDDLISDSEIESDDSTDQEDNDILIEDEASEKYETVEKSGGRPGLISFYNQPYNKETEIIESKIATKKQSNVFWFVGPAVLVVSFVFPSLYMRKILSTVFEDSLLTDFLILFFTEALFYCGVAVFLFIVDHLHRPNEPVNTINSTISSPKLVYRITSVAALVLSLVIPMVTMGLVWPWTGPAASATLAPYLVGIVVQFAFEQYAKYIKSPSWPLIPVIFQVYRLHQLNRAAQLVTALSFTVRGAETTPHNLAINSSLGMLLNVLQCLGVICIWSLSSFLMRFLPSSTITEQ
- the LOC139843397 gene encoding uncharacterized protein isoform X1, producing the protein MSLKIASTLSCVSTSFSSSLQSTRIRTPKFINLSCQVSLPSRLHDCKRLKLGVNTRYFLHGRLNTNQRFVKRKHRLFASIDDLISDSEIESDDSTDQEDNDILIEDEASEKYETVEKSGGRPGLISFYNQPYNKETEIIESKIATKKQSNVFWFVGPAVLVVSFVFPSLYMRKILSTVFEDSLLTDFLILFFTEALFYCGVAVFLFIVDHLHRPNEPVNTINSTISSPKLVYRITSVAALVLSLVIPMVTMGLVWPWTGPAASATLAPYLVGIVVQFAFEQYAKYIKSPSWPLIPVIFQVYRLHQLNRAAQLVTALSFTVRGAETTPHNLAINSSLGMLLNVLQCLGVICIWSLSSFLMRFLPSSTITEQ
- the LOC139840448 gene encoding uncharacterized protein, whose amino-acid sequence is MLESHKEATVAERISNINSTSIGNWDWSRTPSGRAMDELTELNNLISSVSISNCPDSWKFSLDTSGTFTTSTMSNLINTLKYGVHSRNLSLPRNKYVPQKVFIFSWRVIQLKIPVRSELDKKGIDLHTILCPLCDHHIETIEHALVDCHKVSSIWTQLLDWWNQNNITISNINEAIISDQGFSHNSFGYSLWQATKWIACYIIRKQMNLKVFSCKVWNPAMVISEIQAQSFSWISNRSQKKAPIKWHQWLLNPSFYAASPPNRMGIG